A genomic segment from Acinetobacter lwoffii encodes:
- a CDS encoding type IV secretion system protein has translation MKKIIYVFLLLFSFISLGSAYAEDYYTNPQDLGQGTGTVNNADVGAGNNNIADSMSQVTQNGMQELDSVVDSLITDVDKNIKDNIQGYYQKITAPIIPVFAGFIVIWLTFQGMKMMLGMPVEIQQVIATFVLMLLIWTIVFSWDAFFPYVAEVFLDDVPNLITEMTGTDSKTTLQSFVSIIFEAIALAFNNIDTGITNVVSGFFFVLIYSFIFGLACLVCALFFLIWVICKVIIGILIAVAPIFLAAAMFPATRRYATNWLQAVLTPNVVLLLLIVSCDLVLTSVVKGIQHLNDNGSTFTAAFVMVIVLLVVVGLFAIIPKIAISLVGSGFEASTSATTGVTNSATNAVKRFGSKR, from the coding sequence ATGAAAAAAATCATTTATGTTTTTCTTCTCCTGTTTAGTTTCATAAGTCTTGGCTCTGCTTATGCTGAAGATTACTACACTAATCCTCAAGACTTAGGGCAGGGGACAGGAACAGTCAATAATGCCGATGTTGGTGCTGGCAATAACAATATTGCTGATTCAATGTCCCAGGTGACGCAAAACGGAATGCAAGAGCTTGATTCAGTCGTTGATAGCTTAATCACAGATGTAGACAAGAATATTAAAGACAATATTCAAGGCTACTACCAAAAAATAACTGCTCCAATTATTCCAGTCTTTGCAGGCTTTATTGTTATTTGGCTGACCTTTCAAGGCATGAAAATGATGCTGGGTATGCCTGTCGAGATTCAGCAAGTTATTGCTACTTTCGTGCTTATGCTGCTGATCTGGACAATCGTTTTTTCATGGGATGCCTTCTTTCCTTATGTAGCTGAAGTTTTCCTAGATGATGTGCCTAACCTGATCACTGAAATGACAGGCACCGATTCCAAAACCACACTTCAATCATTTGTTTCTATTATTTTTGAAGCTATCGCGCTGGCTTTTAACAATATTGACACAGGCATCACCAACGTTGTGAGTGGCTTTTTCTTCGTCCTGATTTACTCCTTCATCTTCGGACTAGCTTGCCTAGTTTGTGCTTTGTTCTTCCTTATTTGGGTCATTTGCAAAGTAATCATCGGGATTTTAATTGCTGTTGCCCCTATTTTTCTTGCTGCTGCAATGTTCCCAGCTACCCGAAGATATGCGACCAACTGGCTTCAAGCAGTATTAACTCCAAACGTGGTTTTACTACTGCTGATCGTAAGTTGCGACCTAGTCTTAACTTCAGTAGTGAAGGGTATCCAGCACTTAAATGATAACGGCAGCACCTTCACAGCAGCTTTTGTCATGGTCATTGTTCTGCTTGTTGTAGTAGGTCTTTTCGCAATTATTCCAAAAATTGCAATTTCTCTTGTCGGCAGCGGTTTTGAAGCTTCAACCAGTGCAACTACAGGTGTAACCAATTCTGCGACTAATGCAGTTAAACGCTTTGGGAGTAAACGATAA
- a CDS encoding VirB8/TrbF family protein — protein sequence MLPQTKDQLDAQFKALQESVKKSENRNGKITLWSLGLCGVLAVGNIAQAIANYNLTPLKTTEPIIAVIDSETGIMTQVERFDSTTDPKLIEKLVTSYFWDTISSRYGYYGKVGKDQLAAQYSKTSTFLDSKDRSDFENEISGLNSNSPYNLLGESGSITPKIISLNFLGNNKVQANFKTTVVKGAQVQQFSYTVTADYVTDNFDDLSVKDRWINPFGVKFKNWNLTQNSSNDALIAPPSSPVLPTPESVPAPESATAQTTN from the coding sequence ATGCTACCTCAAACTAAAGATCAGCTAGACGCTCAATTTAAAGCCCTTCAGGAAAGCGTTAAAAAGAGTGAAAACCGTAACGGCAAAATTACACTGTGGTCACTGGGACTTTGTGGGGTTTTAGCAGTAGGAAATATTGCTCAAGCAATTGCTAACTACAATCTAACCCCATTAAAAACAACCGAACCGATCATTGCCGTGATTGATTCCGAAACAGGAATCATGACCCAAGTTGAACGTTTTGATTCAACCACTGACCCTAAGCTAATCGAAAAACTTGTTACTTCTTACTTTTGGGACACGATTTCTAGCCGATATGGTTATTACGGCAAAGTCGGAAAAGATCAGCTTGCAGCTCAATACAGTAAAACTTCCACTTTCTTAGATAGTAAAGATCGCTCTGATTTTGAGAATGAAATTAGCGGATTAAATAGCAATTCACCTTACAACTTACTCGGTGAATCAGGCTCTATCACACCTAAAATTATTTCATTGAACTTTCTAGGAAATAACAAGGTACAAGCAAATTTCAAAACTACCGTTGTTAAGGGCGCACAAGTACAGCAATTCAGCTACACAGTTACCGCAGATTATGTGACTGACAACTTCGATGACTTATCTGTAAAAGATCGCTGGATTAACCCGTTCGGGGTCAAATTTAAGAATTGGAACTTAACACAGAACTCGTCTAATGATGCCCTGATTGCACCGCCAAGCAGTCCGGTACTTCCTACGCCTGAATCTGTGCCTGCCCCTGAATCTGCAACTGCACAAACAACAAATTAA
- a CDS encoding TrbG/VirB9 family P-type conjugative transfer protein has product MKKTLISILLAATCIASAPSFAKQIPVGLKTDGRIKTVPYSENHVVELSTTFGISTVVEFGNETIQTVASGDTIGWQIIPQGNRLFVKPAEKPQAGMNRTNLTVITDKRNYYFNLFNSSQPVYVLRFNYADVNKTNRLIAQQNAPKRALGELPMTSIKWGMDATHSKSIKVLGVSDDDQFTFIRLGKNSPRPAVYAVNGEGYEELTNSRQEGDVIVIESVSDAFTLRLGNEYVCILRKPNVIGAK; this is encoded by the coding sequence ATGAAAAAAACGCTCATCTCAATACTACTTGCTGCAACGTGCATTGCTTCCGCTCCAAGTTTTGCAAAGCAAATCCCTGTCGGCTTAAAAACTGATGGTCGAATTAAAACTGTTCCATATTCTGAAAACCATGTTGTCGAACTTTCTACAACTTTCGGCATTAGCACTGTGGTCGAGTTTGGAAATGAAACTATCCAGACTGTAGCGTCTGGTGACACGATTGGCTGGCAGATTATCCCGCAGGGGAATCGCCTTTTTGTCAAACCTGCAGAAAAGCCACAAGCGGGAATGAACCGTACAAACTTGACCGTGATCACTGATAAACGGAACTACTACTTCAACCTTTTCAATTCAAGCCAGCCTGTCTATGTACTTCGTTTTAACTATGCAGACGTAAATAAAACGAACCGTTTAATTGCTCAACAGAATGCCCCTAAACGTGCATTGGGCGAACTCCCTATGACAAGTATCAAGTGGGGCATGGATGCCACTCATAGCAAATCAATCAAGGTCTTGGGTGTTTCTGATGACGACCAATTTACTTTTATTCGTTTAGGTAAAAATTCACCTCGCCCAGCCGTTTATGCGGTGAACGGTGAAGGCTATGAAGAACTAACTAACTCACGCCAAGAGGGTGACGTAATTGTTATTGAAAGCGTGTCGGATGCTTTCACTTTGCGTCTAGGTAATGAATATGTCTGCATTCTGCGTAAACCTAACGTGATCGGAGCTAAATAA
- a CDS encoding TrbI/VirB10 family protein: protein MTNKNEFDTPDNFSTNDHVFYGDEKKGKDDFEIKDDFSQKSKTSVKDMDKAKLIKVGVILFVVIGLVISAVYFKLQKNKESRLESGVETAVAKPVTNIEGTGLSEDRFGFGGPQPIPALTEPNPLPTANEKSPEQLEMERQLAAQQQQLAMEQEQARQQAIAQQQALLNARYKSGIMVTGQSQSNSGISPNNAAGDMAGVPPELMPLFMSMQSSQANNNGGANTSNVNPRIANNSASSMGGRFDSSTTNQKAPIAHASYNADRRLLIQQGKIVDAVLETAVKSDLPSNIIARVTTDIYGEQGRNRLLPAGTRLFGQYSSIVNDGQAEVAAVWNRAITPNGVEIMLDSPSTNGLGVAGLGGKVNNHYGRIFGTATLLSVIGAGVSNVGVSSSDQNNASQAYRTEVANSFGNQADRVLQRNLSIPPTITVPHGTRIKVLVAKDLDFSTIFNQ, encoded by the coding sequence ATGACTAATAAAAATGAATTCGATACCCCTGATAACTTCAGTACCAATGATCACGTTTTTTATGGTGATGAGAAAAAAGGGAAAGATGATTTTGAGATCAAAGATGATTTTTCTCAAAAGTCTAAAACGTCTGTAAAAGACATGGATAAGGCAAAGTTAATCAAAGTAGGTGTAATCTTATTTGTAGTGATTGGCTTAGTTATTTCTGCTGTCTATTTCAAGCTGCAAAAGAACAAAGAATCACGACTTGAATCAGGCGTTGAAACGGCTGTCGCTAAACCTGTCACCAATATTGAAGGTACAGGTCTAAGTGAAGATAGATTCGGCTTCGGTGGACCACAACCGATTCCAGCTTTAACAGAACCGAACCCACTGCCAACGGCTAATGAAAAGTCACCTGAACAGCTAGAAATGGAACGTCAATTAGCTGCACAGCAACAACAGCTTGCAATGGAACAGGAACAGGCACGACAACAAGCCATTGCACAGCAACAAGCCCTTCTAAATGCCCGCTATAAGTCGGGAATTATGGTTACTGGTCAAAGTCAAAGTAATAGCGGGATTAGTCCTAATAATGCTGCTGGTGATATGGCTGGCGTACCGCCTGAACTTATGCCGTTATTTATGAGTATGCAATCATCCCAGGCTAACAATAACGGTGGTGCAAATACTTCTAATGTGAACCCTCGTATTGCAAATAACTCTGCATCTTCTATGGGTGGTCGTTTCGATTCCAGCACTACTAATCAGAAAGCCCCTATCGCTCATGCAAGCTATAACGCTGACCGCAGACTACTCATTCAACAGGGCAAGATTGTTGATGCAGTTTTAGAAACTGCCGTTAAAAGCGATCTGCCAAGTAACATTATTGCCCGTGTGACAACAGATATTTACGGTGAACAAGGTCGAAATCGACTGCTGCCTGCGGGTACTCGTCTTTTTGGTCAGTATTCCTCAATTGTAAATGATGGACAGGCTGAAGTTGCTGCGGTTTGGAATCGTGCAATTACTCCTAACGGTGTTGAGATCATGCTTGATAGCCCTAGCACAAATGGTCTGGGTGTCGCTGGCTTAGGTGGCAAGGTAAACAACCATTACGGCAGAATTTTCGGCACAGCTACGCTTTTAAGTGTGATCGGTGCGGGTGTAAGCAATGTAGGTGTAAGCAGTAGTGATCAAAATAATGCGTCCCAAGCGTACCGCACTGAAGTAGCTAACTCTTTCGGTAATCAGGCTGATCGTGTTCTGCAACGTAATCTTTCAATTCCTCCAACAATTACAGTGCCACATGGCACACGTATTAAGGTCTTAGTCGCTAAAGACTTGGATTTTTCTACAATCTTTAATCAGTAA
- the virB11 gene encoding P-type DNA transfer ATPase VirB11 translates to MSILVLKDLEKAFGEDINNDDITEISVNKPCEYFVAMKGTRDMIKRTNPDLSYALLKRLAESIATTTEQTISEAQPLLSAQIPSPTHEGLYFRIQFVRDPAVTTGSIALSIRKPSVLSLPYSAYESILNAVEPFNAISSKDQELLDLYESRQFHSFLHKAVAYEKNIIISAQTGAGKTTLFNSLIHDAIPLGERLITIEDAKELRPPHENTLQLYYSRGGQGKAKVTAQTLMEACLRLYPKRILLGEIRGAEAFTYLNLISSGHDGSIATLHANDPINAIDRLTLMVLQAGTTLTSDQVKMFVKQSIDIIVQLGRTETGGYGCSAIYFKTFEDLKNEKNNIHA, encoded by the coding sequence ATGTCTATTCTTGTCCTAAAAGATTTAGAAAAAGCCTTTGGTGAAGATATTAACAATGATGATATTACTGAGATTTCAGTAAATAAGCCTTGTGAGTATTTCGTGGCTATGAAAGGCACAAGGGACATGATTAAAAGAACTAACCCTGATCTTTCTTATGCACTGTTAAAACGTCTTGCTGAAAGCATTGCGACTACTACTGAACAGACAATTTCAGAAGCCCAGCCTTTGCTTTCGGCACAGATTCCTTCACCTACTCATGAAGGCTTATATTTCCGTATTCAATTCGTGCGTGACCCTGCTGTTACTACAGGGTCTATCGCTTTATCTATCCGTAAACCAAGTGTTCTAAGCCTGCCATACAGTGCTTATGAATCTATCTTGAATGCAGTTGAACCGTTCAACGCTATTTCTTCTAAAGATCAAGAATTGCTTGATCTCTATGAAAGTCGTCAATTTCATAGCTTTCTGCATAAAGCAGTTGCCTATGAAAAGAACATCATTATTTCTGCTCAAACTGGTGCAGGTAAAACCACACTTTTTAACTCTTTAATTCATGATGCTATCCCTTTGGGTGAACGCCTAATCACGATTGAAGATGCTAAAGAGCTACGCCCGCCACATGAAAACACCTTGCAGCTTTACTACTCAAGGGGTGGACAAGGTAAGGCTAAAGTTACTGCTCAAACGCTTATGGAAGCCTGCCTACGTTTATATCCAAAACGTATCTTACTTGGTGAGATTCGGGGGGCAGAAGCCTTCACTTATTTGAACTTAATTTCTTCAGGTCATGATGGGTCAATCGCAACCCTTCACGCTAATGACCCGATCAATGCGATTGATCGTCTAACTCTCATGGTTTTACAAGCTGGTACTACGCTGACAAGTGATCAGGTCAAAATGTTTGTAAAACAAAGTATCGACATTATCGTCCAACTCGGCAGAACGGAAACTGGCGGTTATGGCTGTTCAGCTATCTACTTCAAAACTTTTGAGGATTTGAAAAATGAAAAAAATAATATTCATGCTTAG
- a CDS encoding lytic transglycosylase domain-containing protein, whose translation MKIKKLSLLILVGLSSISVASNLPYHDVVLSASAKYGYDPLLIHAVIKKESSHRNTARSGVGAQGLMQLMPATAKSLGVSNPNDPVQNVNAGTRYLKQLNSQFGNMPHALYAYNWGMGNLRAYLKGTKKVMPRETQEYVPKIAQFYKNYGGSGNYFGGNVIKGTNNAQGKPATTAIENENSKKIREKLEVQNACKPVKLPEAEQVDIDSPITLPPIPPVTGGAGKTVFDPTKNADAALQVEELMRQIQVLRGQYDSITKGLAGLGLLTNVAQLAGFELPNGFSAEPTNIFNTPKEQNAYNELQRQIATDTGVYASKELGKIQNLTAARVNTAYVEAEVAWTQVNCSFENLKSLAAVNTNTLKQSKDLANALAVENSMIVANQAKLKANMLMMQSSMESYKVASHQAVQKFLGSVK comes from the coding sequence ATGAAGATAAAAAAATTATCACTTCTAATATTAGTTGGATTAAGCAGTATCAGTGTTGCGTCTAATCTTCCTTATCATGATGTAGTCCTTTCTGCTTCAGCTAAATATGGTTATGACCCGCTTTTAATTCATGCTGTTATCAAAAAAGAATCTTCACATAGAAATACAGCAAGATCAGGTGTCGGGGCGCAAGGCTTAATGCAATTAATGCCTGCAACAGCAAAATCTCTCGGTGTATCTAATCCTAATGACCCTGTTCAAAATGTGAATGCTGGTACTCGTTATCTTAAGCAGCTTAACTCGCAATTCGGAAATATGCCCCACGCTCTTTATGCGTATAACTGGGGGATGGGTAACTTACGTGCTTATCTGAAAGGCACTAAAAAAGTAATGCCAAGAGAAACCCAAGAGTATGTACCAAAGATCGCACAGTTTTATAAAAACTATGGTGGGTCAGGTAACTATTTCGGTGGCAATGTTATTAAAGGCACTAATAATGCTCAAGGCAAGCCAGCTACAACAGCAATTGAAAATGAAAACTCCAAAAAGATTCGTGAAAAGCTGGAAGTCCAAAATGCTTGTAAGCCTGTAAAACTGCCTGAAGCCGAACAGGTAGATATTGATTCACCTATCACTCTACCTCCTATCCCTCCGGTTACTGGCGGGGCGGGTAAAACTGTTTTTGACCCTACTAAAAATGCTGATGCTGCATTACAGGTAGAGGAATTAATGCGCCAGATTCAAGTATTACGTGGACAATATGACAGCATTACAAAAGGTTTAGCGGGTCTTGGTCTTTTAACCAATGTCGCTCAACTTGCTGGCTTTGAACTGCCTAATGGCTTCTCTGCTGAACCTACAAATATCTTTAATACCCCTAAAGAACAAAATGCCTATAACGAGCTTCAACGTCAGATCGCCACGGATACAGGCGTTTATGCCAGTAAAGAACTAGGGAAGATCCAAAATCTCACTGCTGCAAGAGTTAATACCGCTTATGTAGAAGCAGAAGTTGCTTGGACACAAGTTAATTGCAGTTTTGAAAACCTCAAGTCTTTGGCTGCGGTCAATACCAACACTTTGAAGCAGTCAAAAGATTTAGCAAATGCGCTTGCTGTAGAGAACAGCATGATCGTTGCCAATCAAGCTAAGTTAAAAGCCAACATGCTTATGATGCAGTCGAGCATGGAGAGCTACAAAGTAGCTTCTCATCAGGCAGTACAGAAGTTTTTGGGGTCAGTTAAATGA
- a CDS encoding type IV secretion system DNA-binding domain-containing protein: protein MMNDQSQKIFNQSILIVIFSVITAWVVLLPKFFIIPQEQKVKAILYALPLTFKTPLYVLILLVVLVISWVIAWFYFQNNKTPFAGERYVKVLRGLQLVSPYKFKKLTTEKGYQIRFCGMPVPKDLKYKHFLLTGGTGQGKSVSISDFLDSCVSDARSKTRLIVVDPNGSYTSLFYKKGDVIFNPFDARSVSWSIINEVRNPYDIETYSATLIPKSSDAKHENFNSMARTIVKSAMSKILEMPDISKAAKAQLFLDTLLNSSDDQLRDFLMGTPAFSLLGNSELVGTLRSIITTYLTPHTHNSIGDFSFRDYLKDGEGNIFITWREDQLTALQPLVSCITDVVCSSLLSDFDNYSDFVFCLDELGSLNRLSYLEAVLTKGRKHRLIALAGIQSLAQLITIYGDKFSITLRGCFSSFGVCAVNAQDTYTPQEYEKSFGAIEVLRKMKSSHKDAKSELVKEKENVVKAEEISSLQPLHFYLKFSGHYPPTLVKMKYRSYAKVAASYQQN from the coding sequence ATGATGAATGATCAAAGCCAAAAGATTTTTAATCAGTCTATCCTGATTGTTATTTTTTCCGTGATCACGGCATGGGTAGTATTACTGCCTAAGTTTTTTATTATCCCTCAAGAACAGAAGGTTAAGGCTATTCTGTATGCCCTGCCATTGACCTTTAAAACGCCTTTATACGTTTTGATTCTCTTAGTGGTATTGGTCATTAGCTGGGTGATCGCTTGGTTTTATTTTCAGAACAATAAAACTCCTTTTGCTGGTGAACGGTACGTTAAAGTTTTGCGGGGCTTACAGCTAGTTAGCCCCTATAAATTTAAGAAACTGACGACAGAAAAAGGCTATCAAATTCGTTTTTGTGGTATGCCAGTTCCGAAAGATTTGAAGTACAAACACTTCCTTTTAACTGGTGGTACTGGTCAAGGTAAATCCGTTTCTATTAGTGATTTCTTAGATTCTTGCGTATCTGATGCCCGCAGTAAAACCCGCTTAATTGTTGTGGACCCTAACGGCTCATATACAAGTTTGTTCTATAAAAAGGGCGATGTGATTTTTAACCCTTTCGATGCTCGATCTGTAAGCTGGTCAATCATTAATGAAGTAAGAAACCCTTATGATATTGAAACTTACTCAGCTACATTGATTCCAAAATCTTCCGATGCGAAACATGAAAACTTTAATAGTATGGCTCGTACAATTGTTAAGTCTGCTATGTCTAAAATTCTGGAAATGCCAGACATATCAAAAGCAGCAAAAGCACAATTGTTCTTAGATACGTTATTAAACTCTAGTGATGATCAATTAAGAGATTTCTTGATGGGTACGCCTGCATTTAGTCTGCTAGGAAATAGTGAACTGGTCGGGACGCTGCGAAGCATCATCACAACTTATCTCACGCCACATACCCACAATTCAATTGGTGATTTTTCCTTTAGAGATTACTTAAAAGATGGTGAAGGCAATATTTTTATTACTTGGCGTGAAGATCAATTAACTGCATTACAGCCACTTGTAAGCTGTATCACTGATGTTGTTTGTAGCTCATTACTTTCTGATTTCGACAACTATTCAGACTTTGTTTTTTGCTTAGACGAACTAGGCTCATTAAATCGACTTTCATACTTGGAAGCTGTGCTGACGAAAGGGCGTAAGCACAGACTTATTGCTTTGGCGGGTATTCAAAGTTTAGCCCAGCTTATAACAATCTATGGCGACAAATTCTCAATCACGCTAAGGGGCTGTTTTTCGTCATTTGGTGTATGTGCCGTAAACGCTCAAGATACTTATACCCCCCAAGAATATGAAAAGTCTTTCGGTGCAATCGAAGTATTACGAAAAATGAAATCTAGTCACAAGGATGCAAAAAGTGAGTTGGTAAAAGAGAAGGAAAATGTTGTTAAAGCTGAAGAAATAAGCAGCCTTCAACCACTTCATTTTTATTTAAAGTTTTCAGGTCATTACCCGCCTACTTTAGTAAAAATGAAGTACCGCTCTTATGCTAAAGTTGCGGCTTCTTACCAACAAAACTGA
- a CDS encoding lytic transglycosylase domain-containing protein: MFRRLIISFICTTPVLVSASPYEDLIYKHSVANGLDPKLVTAIMARESAFKPNARSPKDARGLMQVIPSTARMVGVDPRRLFEPEQSIIAGTRYLAFLNKRFNGNLIKIIAGYNAGHGAVEKFGGIPPYRETRNYVTYVTSKYQKLLGGGALENFNAPQPSPIFPEAKRKNDMVVLASWQQNQYPDYSAEYPQDQSYIAQAEPVRVRINNQPSIQQPAQPTSFVQSLNSNGRYVQVF; encoded by the coding sequence ATGTTCAGAAGATTAATAATCAGCTTTATTTGCACAACTCCTGTGCTGGTAAGCGCTTCACCTTATGAGGATTTAATTTACAAGCATTCTGTAGCTAACGGTTTAGACCCTAAGTTAGTTACAGCAATTATGGCAAGGGAGAGTGCATTTAAGCCTAATGCTCGATCTCCCAAAGATGCTAGAGGGCTTATGCAAGTTATTCCATCAACAGCCCGGATGGTAGGTGTTGACCCTAGAAGATTATTTGAACCTGAACAAAGTATTATTGCTGGTACTCGTTACCTTGCTTTCTTAAACAAACGGTTTAATGGCAATCTGATCAAAATCATAGCTGGCTATAATGCTGGACACGGTGCGGTGGAAAAATTTGGCGGCATTCCCCCTTACCGTGAAACTAGAAACTACGTTACTTACGTCACAAGTAAATATCAAAAATTGCTAGGCGGTGGGGCATTAGAAAACTTTAATGCCCCCCAACCCAGCCCGATCTTCCCTGAAGCTAAAAGAAAAAATGACATGGTTGTCTTAGCTTCTTGGCAGCAAAATCAATACCCCGACTATTCCGCAGAATACCCACAAGATCAAAGCTATATCGCACAAGCTGAACCTGTGCGAGTTCGTATAAATAATCAGCCTTCAATTCAACAGCCTGCACAACCAACCTCATTTGTGCAGTCGCTCAATTCTAATGGGCGTTACGTCCAAGTTTTTTAA
- a CDS encoding TrbC/VirB2 family protein: protein MKKSNFIKLAHLPVAFFALIFSQVANAAWGQKFASKLNSFNDELVIAAAVAFVTGVICLAITMMGGGSERIKRWGVGLVIAGILCFIAPDLGSFFFS from the coding sequence ATGAAAAAGTCGAATTTTATTAAATTGGCACACCTCCCTGTAGCGTTTTTTGCATTGATCTTTAGCCAGGTGGCAAACGCAGCTTGGGGGCAAAAGTTTGCTTCAAAGCTGAACTCATTTAATGACGAATTAGTAATTGCAGCAGCAGTCGCTTTCGTAACTGGTGTGATCTGTTTAGCTATCACAATGATGGGCGGTGGTAGCGAGAGAATTAAACGCTGGGGCGTTGGTTTGGTAATCGCTGGCATTCTTTGTTTCATTGCCCCTGATTTGGGTAGCTTCTTCTTCAGCTAA